The proteins below are encoded in one region of Podarcis raffonei isolate rPodRaf1 chromosome 8, rPodRaf1.pri, whole genome shotgun sequence:
- the LOC128419062 gene encoding phospholipase A2 inhibitor NAI-like, giving the protein MMKTLLISCLLLALLPPVASLICESCFGQGKDCRNATTEECDDSSDQSCLSASGEGKLSLLGSRVVIKSCIDTELCDADYASVSITSSLYTLIKVSCCKTDMCNSGPPEMPETDTREPNGLECPSCIAIFSDKCEGRKNVSCRNEEDQCFHIGASMNFGGASIPGAIRGCGTASLCDYTQGLMDTDLESLGLEITQLECTDAMGNDATEDTTVSPRG; this is encoded by the exons ATGATGAAGACACTCCTGATCTCCTGCCTCCTCTTGGCCCTGCTTCCTCCAG TGGCATCTCTGATATGTGAGTCTTGTTTCGGTCAAGGAAAAGATTGCAGAAATGCCACCACTGAGGAGTGTGACGATTCCAGTGACCAGTCCTGCTTGTCTGCCAGTGGAGAAGGCAAACTGT CACTTTTGGGGTCAAGAGTGGTTATCAAGTCCTGCATCGATACAGAGTTGTGTGATGCAGACTATGCCAGTGTCTCCATAACCTCATCACTGTACACCCTGATCAAGGTCTCCTGCTGCAAGACAGATATGTGCAACAGCGGACCTCCCGAAA TGCCTGAGACTGACACAAGGGAGCCCAATGGGCTGGAGTGCCCGAGTTGTATCGCCATCTTTTCAGACAAGTGTGAGGGCAGGAAGAACGTCAGCTGCAGAAATGAGGAGGACCAATGCTTCCACATTGGGGCTAGCATGAACTTCG GGGGAGCCAGCATCCCGGGTGCTATCCGAGGCTGTGGAACAGCTAGTTTGTGTGACTACACTCAGGGGTTGATGGACACTGATCTTGAATCATTAGGACTTGAGATCACTCAATTAGAGTGCACTGACGCAATGGGTAATGATGCCACAGAAGACACCACCGTTTCGCCTAGGGGTTGA